AATTTTTTTATTAATTTTCCGTTGTTAATAAGACTTATTATCTTTCTTGTTGGCCAGTCTTTTAAAAATGGTATTTTTTTAAGGCCAATTCCGTGTGGAAAATCAAGTAAATTTGGCTTAATTGCAAAAACTTTTTCAATTTGATTGCACCAAATTGCTATTGTTCGATATTGTTCAACAACCTTTTGGTATCTTAACAGATTTTCTTGAATTTTATCAACTCAATGACTAATTGGATCCATTTTACCCTTTTATTAAAATTTTTAATTATGCTTTTTTCAATAAAATTAAGTAAAAAAGAAATTTTGGGCATAAAAAGTAAAAAATAATTATTTTTTTTACTTTTTATTAGCCTAGTCTATTGTTGTAATTGTTTTTGTTTCAACAGGTAGACCTAAACTTGAAAGTTGACTTTGAAGTGATGAATTTTCGACATAAATTTTGTTAAAAGTGGCACTTTTCTTTGCAACGTCAACAAATTTGGATAATTGGCTCAAAGCATCACCAGAAAATGAACTACCAGTTATATAAAGTGGAATATTTGAAAGGGTTTTTCCATTTTCATCTTTTATATAAATTCCCGGTTGTTGGATAGGACCATTAACAAGTCTTGAAGTAAATTGGGAATTTTGAAAGTCGTTTGTGTCGACTTTATAGACATAATTTGACCCTGTTGAGCCAGAATCGCTTATTTTTGAGGCCCCAAAATATAAATATTGGAAAAGCAAAGTAACATGGCCAGGATTTTTTTGTGATTCAGCTTCAACTTCTCAACTTTGGAGTTTTTCGTTAAAAAGTTTCTCTGTTTTAGCAAAGTCAATACCTTTTAGCGTCTTAATTTTTTTAGATGAAGAAAAGTCAAGATGTAACGGATATCCTCCTCGACCACCAAAAGTTCCTTGGAAAACACGCTGATTAATTTTTGAACTAAAAGCAATTTCAAGTCCCTCGTTAACTTTGGAAACATCATCGCCCTCATCTCAACGGAGAGTATCAAAAATAATTGATCCAGCAACTTTTTCTCAAGGTTGGAGCTGAATATCACCTTTATTTATATAATCAAAAGAAATAAAGTCGACATTTTTAAGGGCATTAGGATTAATTGCTCAATTGCTCTCGTTGGTTCGTGAATTACTATAGAGTTCTAGTTCGCTTAGTTTGGTGAATTTTTCAAGTCCACGAAGACCATTAATTGCTTGGTGGTCATCTAAAAAGAGTGAAACTTTTTGCATTTGTGGTGGCAATAGTTCTAAAATTTGCTTTATATTTTGGGTTTTGTGCTTTGCCCCGACATTTTTTAGAACAATTGCCTTGATTGAATTGTCACCATTAGCAGCATTTTTCATAATCTCTGCAAAAGCTTTAAAAGCAACATCATCATCGGCATTTAGAACCAAAGTTTTAAATTCTGAAAGACTACCAGCGGTATTTCCAGGCGCACGAGTGTATTTTATAAGTGAAATGCTGCCGTTAGAAAATCCTTTACCATTGGTGAGATCACTAATTTCTGAACTAACATCAGTGTCATTTCATCCTTCATATTTTAGTGAACCAATTTTAGTTCCATCATATCTTGTTCATTTTGAGTCAACAGCATTTAATCTTTTTTTATTATTTGACCTAATTCCATTTACGACAATATTGACCTTTGGTTCTCATCCATCGGTTGAAGGATCAGGGGTATAACCATCTTTTATCAATTGTAATTCTTGTTCTGTAAAAGGTTGGTCAAGTTGTCTTCGTTGCTCTATTACTTTTAAGTAATTTTGCTCGCGCTCAAAGTAATTATTTGCAACTCAGCGAGTGTATTTATACCCCTCAAGATAGGATTCTAGACTAACTTTTGGCTTGCCATCTTTATCAGTTGGCGCGTATTTTTTTCAGTGCTCCTCAATAATTGAAATAACACGGTCTGCTTCAGCAACTTCAGCTTGATATTTATCTCTTTCACGTGTAACTTCAGCGATTTTTCGGTCTTGCTGTTGTCTTCACAAACCAAGGGCGCGTTGATAAGCTGCATCACCAACATTAACAGAACGCGAATTATTTCTAGTTTGAGTTTGAGGTTGACTTATTGGTCTTGAAGTTGAAATTGTTGGTCGCGAAGATATAGTCCTAGTTGGACTTTGGCGCGCAGGTGTTGTTCGAATAGGGATAGTTGATTCAACAGCTTGAATTTTTCTTATCGGTTTAGGGGTTACTTTTTCAGGTAAGGGCTCTATTTTTTCTATTTTTGGTGTTACTATTTGTGGTTTAACCGGATTTTCAATTTTCTCTTTAGGCGTTTCTATTTTTGTCGCAACAAAAACAGTATTTGCTACTGGTGAATTAAATCCAGTATCATTTGGCTGATTTTTTAAAATTATTGAAGGCGCTTGAGTTGAATAACTAACTTCATTGGACAAAAAATCAAAATTAACTAATGCTTGATTAACTGAGTACAAACTTAAAGATAACAATGTTGTTGCCATTGCTAAAATTACAACTTTTCTACGACGGGAAAAATATAGTTTCATATTTGCCTCCAAATTTTCTTATTTATTATAAATGTTTAAATTTAATAATACTTATAATAAATTTTACCAACTATGTCTAACTTTAGCAGTAAATTTATGTTTTTAAGAGCAAAAAATCATATTAGCCACCTCTGAAATCGTTTTTAAATTTAAAAATTATACACTAAAAAAACTAAAGTCCAAATTATTTTCCCGAGTCTTCCAGTTTGATTAAATACTATTAAAAAAGTGTCCTAGTTTAGTTTTGGTGCTTTTTTAACTTTTTTTGGCAAACGCAGGAAAAACAACTATCAAGGCAAAAACACTAAATTTTAAATCTAGCCATCTCAAAGAAAAATCTACTTATCAAACAAACTAAAAAAGCTAAAATTTTACCTTAAAAAGCAAAATTATGAAATTTTTAAACTACTTTTTTAGTTTAAAACACTGACAAAAACCATAAAAAATACAACTACTATTTAAACTCAATGCAAAAAGAAAACTCGTTTTTATTTGCAGCGAGCCTAAAAAAACATATGAAGTTTTGAAAGAACAATAATCAAAAGCCTTAAATTTATAGATTTCTAAACGGTTAAATTTAAGGCATACCATTATATTTAAAAACATAATGGATAATTCGCATTTTCCAATTTTTTTAGATAAAAAACATAACCAATTCCCCCTTAATTCAATCTCAAAATTTATTAATCTATTCTTAGTGACTCTATTATAACAGAATTTTATTTTTGACCAAGCTTTTTTTTTTTTTTTTGAAAAGGTTTAATTTTAAAATGATAAAAATTAAGATTTTAGGGCAAAAAACACGGGTTTGTCGGTATTTTTGCGTATTTATATTCACTAAAAAGTTGAATTTTTGCCATTATACTGGCAAACTCGGGACCTCAATACTGACTAATTTTGGCTGCAAAATAAAAAAAAAAAAAAACTTTAGGGCAGGCCCTAAAGTTTGTGTTAGATAAAAGATTTTTTATTTTATAATTTCAGTTACTGTTCCGGCTCCAACAGTTCTTCCACCTTCGCGAATTGAGAATTTTGTTCCTTGCTCAACGGCGATAGGGGCAATAAGTTCAACAGTAAGGTCAACATTATCCCCAGGAATTACCATTTCACGGCCAGCTTCAAATTCAATTCCACCGGTAACATCAGTTGTACGGAAATAAAATTGAGGTTTGTAATTTTTGAAAAATGGAGTATGTCTTCCACCTTCTTCTTTTTTGAGCGCATAAATTGCTGCTTTAAATTTAGTGTGGGGAATAATTGTTTTTGGTTTGGCAATAACCTGACCACGTTCAATATCTTTACGGTCAACACCACGAAGAAGAACTCCGGCATTATCTCCAGCCATTGCAGATTGAAGGTTTTTGTTAAACATTTCAATTCCGGTTACAACTGTTTTTTTAGGTTCTGGACGGTAACCGACAATTTCAACCTCTTCATTTAGTTTAACTTGCCCTCTTTCAACTTTACCAGTAGCAACAGTTCCACGACCTGTAATGGTAAAGACGTCTTCAACTGCCATTAAGAATGGTTTGTCCATTTCACGAACTGGCGAGTCAATGTATGAGTCAACTGCATCCATTAGTTCAAGAACTTTAGCTTCTCATTCAGGTTTTCCTTCAAGAGCACCACGAGCTGAACCACGGATTATTGGAGTGTTGTCTCCGTCAAAATCATATGAAGAAAGAAGTTCACGAATTTCAACCTCAACAAGGTCAACCATTTCTTCTTCACCTTCAAGTAAGTCGATTTTGTTTAGGAAAACAACCATTTTTGGCACACCAACTTGTTTTGAAAGAAGAATGTGCTCACGAGTTTGGGGCATTGGACCATCTGTTGCGGCAACAACAAGAATGGCACCATCCATTTGCGCTGCTCCTGTGATCATATTTTTAATATAATCGGCGTGACCAGGGCAATCAACATGGGCATAGTGACGCTTATCTGTGCTATATTCGATGTGGGCTGTATTGATTGTAATTCCACGCGCTTTTTCTTCAGGGGCTGCGTCAATAGAAGCATAATCTTTTGCTTCAGCTAGACCTTTTTTTGATAATACAGTTGAAATTGCCGCTGTTAGAGTGGTTTTTCCGTGGTCAACATGACCAATTGTCCCAATATTGATATGCTCTTTTGAACGGTCAAAATCTTTTTTTGCACCAGTTTTAACAACTGCCATATTTTTCCTTTCTTTTACTTGCTTTAAAACAAACTAAAAACCACCACTGAATAGCCTTGCAACTATTTCCTATCCTATTTAGTTAGTTTTAAGTGCTAGAAATTTTCAAAAATTCTCAATTTAATTTTCAAGGTTAATTATACCAAAAAAATCGAAAATTATTTTGAGAATTTTTTATGTTTTTCATTTTATACCTTTTTTAACAAATAATAACCTGAAAGACAAAGCATAATTATATCACAAAAGTCCAACTATTTGAAATAAAGTCTAAATTTGTTGAAAGTATCCTTTTTGACAAATAATAACCCGAAGGACAAGGAATAATTATATCACAAAAGCAAAATTATTTGAAAATAAAGTCATAAATTTGCTGGTAAGTCTCAACCGGAATAAATTTGATTGAGTTTTTAACCTCATCAGGTAGATCAACAAGATTTTTCTCGTTTGACTGCGGGATAAAAATTGTTTTAATTCCGCTTTTATAGGCCCCAAGTGATTTTTCCTTTAGGCCGCCAATTCCAAGCACTTTTCCCCGCAGTGTGATTTCGCCTGTCATTGCAATATCATGTGAAACTGGTTTTTGGCTGAGGGCTGAAATTATTGCGGTTGTAAAAGTTATTCCGGCTGACGGCCCATCTTTTGGAACAGCACCTTCTGGAACGTGAATGTGAATTAGTGTATTTTCAAAATCAAAGTCAATTCCAAAATCTTTAGCTTTAGACTGAACATATGACAGGGCAATTCTTGCTGATTCTTGCATTACATCTTTGAGCGAACCAGTTAGTTTAATATCACCTCGCCCCGGAATTGTGCTAACTTCAATTTGCAAAGTTGAACCACCAAGTGGAGAGTATCCTAGTCCATTTACAGTTCCAATTTGCGGACTAGCATCAACAGGATCGGGGTCAAATTTTTCAATTCCTAAAAGTTCACGGGCAAATTTGACATCAATTTTAAAGTTCTCGGCCAGCGTGTTTTCAAGCAGTCTGACAATAATTTTTCTTGCAATTTTGTCAAAAACCCGTTTGAGTCCCCGAACACCTGCCTCGCGAGTATAGTAGCGAATGAGGTAGTCGATTGTCTCATCATCAATTGGGAAATATTTTGGGTCTAAAGAATTTTCTTTGAGAACTGCAGGAATTAAATGTGATTTTGCAATTTGCAGTTTTTCTAAAAAAGTGTAAGATGAGAGCTCAATTATTTCAACCCGGTCAAGTAAAGGCTCAGGAATGTCATGAATTTCATTAGCGGTGGCAACAAAGAGAATTTGGGACAGGTCATATTCAAGTTCTAAATAGTGATCTTGGAAAAAACGGTTTTGTTCAGGATCTAAAACCTCAAGCATTGCAGCGGCTGGATCACCTTTAAAATCTGAACCCATTTTGTCAATTTCATCAAGTAAAATTAAGGGGTTTGAAACGCCAGCTTTTTTTAGAGCTTGAATAATTTTTCCAGGGAGAGCTCCGACATATGTCCGACGGTGACCTCTTATTTCAGCCTCGTCCCGGACACCTCCAAGAGAAATTTTCACAAATTCTTTGCCAATTGATTCAGCAATTGCCATTGCAATTGAAGTTTTTCCAGTTCCTGGAGGCCCGACAAGTGTTAAAATTGGAATTGAGTTAGTTCTTCCTTTTTGCACTTTAGAGCTGACAAATAAATTTGAATCGCAGTAGTCACCATCAATTTTCTCAAGGGTTGGCTCTTGATTTGACTGTGAACGCCGGTGAATTAGGGCAGCAAGATATTCAATTATTCGTTTTTTAATTTCATCAAGTCCATAATGTGCTTCTTCAAGTTTTTGGCGAACATTTTGAATATCTAAAATGTCTTTTCTTACACGTCTTCAAGGTAGGGCAACTAGTAAATCAAGGTAATTTTTGGTGATATTAGATTCAGGTGAAGTCGCCATCATTGATTTCAGACGGTTAGCTTCACGTTTTATTGTTTTTGCAACTTCTTTTGGGAAAATTAATTTTCCAATTTCTGAGTGTAAAAGCTCTTCAATTTCATCTTCATAGCGGGAATCTTCGCCTAATTTTTTACGGATTGCCTTAATTTTTTCTTTGAGGATAAATTCTGTTTGTTGTTTGTCAAGGTTAGATTTTAGAATAACATTAATTTCATCTTCAAGACGAATTTGTTCATTAAAGGTATGAACGTGTTCGTATAGTTTTTTAATTTTTGAGGCATAAGAATTTAGTGAAAATAAATGGTATTTTTGTTGATAGCTAAGACTAACTGATGAAGATAATGTGTTTGTTACACCTTTGATGAATTCATTTTTTTCAACTTCGGTGTTACTATTTTGAAATTTGTCAACAACCAAAAGAAGTTCGCCTGGCATCTTAAAGTTTTTTGTTTTTCGCCCAAATTCAAGTAAATCATTAATTAAAGTTACGTGAATTTCACGATTTTTTATAATTTCGCGAGTTGATTTAATAGTTATTTGGTCAGCTTTTGTACTATTTGGGTCAGTTATTAAATCTACAACTTGAACTTTTTCAAGAACAGTAAAATCTAAAATTACGGTTTGCCAATCGCTTTTATCAGGTCTAGTTTTTGCTCGATAACTTTGAACTCTAATTAGAGAAGCATATTTAGAAAGTTCATCAATGTCAACAATTTTTGGCGAAAAGTCATTTTCGATTTTGGGATCTACAGTTAGCTTTTCGTTTTCTGAAGTTTTAGACTTAGCAGCACCAGCAGCCCCTGACTTGTTTTGTTCAGCGGCTTTTTTGTCGAGTTGTTCATCGATAATTTCTTCTTCAAATAAATCTACTTCTTCATTTTCTTTACGGTAAACAATTAACAACTCTTTGTTTGTTAAAGTTGTCCGTGAAGTTGAATGGTAAATTTCCCTGAGAATCTTAATTGATTCAGGGTCACTAAAACTAATAGTTTGCTGAGCGGTGTTTGGGAAATAAATATCCTCTGATGCAACTAAAAATCGGTATGAATGAACTGGCATAGTAAAAACTCCTCAAATGTCCTTTGATTGTTTATTTCAATTTTTTCTAAATAATTATATCACAAAAACTAAAAAAATTTTAACAAGTCAAAAAAATTAGCAAAATTACAAATAAATTTTTTATTATAACGAAGTTCTGCTTATAAATTGCTTAGTTTAGCCTCTTATTTTTGTGAAAATGTTCAATAATCATGTAAATGGGAGAAGCTAAAACTGATTGGAAAGCAAAATTTGCAAGATTAAAAGGAATAAAAACACTAAAAATAAAAGACCAATACGAAAAATTTTCGGTTTTTAAAAGCTCTTTTTGAATATTATCCCACCCCTTATAAACTAAGTCAAGAGATACTGAACTTATTGCTTTAAAAAGTTTTAAATAAACTGGAAGAATCAAAACTCCGTTTAAAAAAGTCATCATCAAACTGGTTGTAAGTGTTGAGACAATTAGTGATAAAATAATGAACCTTTTTATTTTAGCGAAATTTTTAAAAATTTTGATAAAAAGATAACGAAAACCAAAAAATGAAAAAATGTATATAACTGAAGCTAAAAATAGTACAAAATGGCCAAAATAGATAATGTCAATTCCGCCAAAATGGTTAAAAATAAGTCAAGGACCGATTGCAAACCTAACCAAAAGGCATAAAAAACCCAACCAAACACTACCCAGCAAGAATATTGGCACTAAAAAAAGGGTGGATAAGTCAAATTTTAGTCCAAGAGTTTGAAAAAACGGTCATGAAAAATAATTGTGTGAAAAAATAAAAAAAAGCAGCGAAAGACTAAATAAAATTCCAGTAATTGCTATTTTGAAATTATAGTTAGAATTTCACGAAATTGAAGTTTTCAACTTTAGTCCCCAAAGAAACGATCACCGGCATCACCAATTCCAGGAATAATGTAACCTTTTTCATTAAGTTTTTCATCTTTCTGACCAAAAAAGATACTTACTTGCGGGTATTTTTTGGCAATTTTATCAAGACCTTCTTGAACAGTTAAAATTGTGGCAATAATTATCTTGTCAAACCCTTTTTCAATAAGGTAATCAATCGTGCTAATTATCGAGTTCCCTGTTGCTAAAATAGGGTCTAAAATAATTGCAACTGAATTTGGACTAGCTTTTGGCAAATTTAGATAGTAAGTTGTATTGGAAAGATCTAAATTCCGTTTCATTCCCACAGGTGCAACTTTCGCATCAGGAACTAGATTCAAAAAAGGATCTAACATTGCAAATCCAGCGCGTAAAATTGGCACAAAAACAACAGAGTCGCTAATTTTTGTTCCTGAAAAAGGTTCTTGTAAAACAGATGTGCCGCTAAAATCTTTTGAATTAAGTTTGGCTAAAACAGGGAAGGCAAGTAAATAGGAAATTTTCTCAATTGCAGCCCGGAAATCAACTAAAGAAACATTTTGCCTTATTTTAGCAATTTCGCTAGCAATTATAGGATGACTAACATTCACTTGCATAATTTTTCCTTTAAATTTAAAATTAAAATTAACTTTGAAATTTGAATTTTTTAAATTATAACATAATTTAAAAAATTCAAAGACTAATATTCAGATTTTTTATCGTCCAAATTTTCAACAATACTTACAGACTTAGAAGTCCCAAAACGAGTAGTGCCTAATTTATAATATGTTTTAATATCTTCAATTGACGAAATTCCGCCTGCTGCTTTTATTTGTAAGTTTTTACTTTTATTAGCGCTCATTATTTCAATGTCTTGAACAGTTGCGCCGCGATAAGAAAATCCTGTTGAGGTTTTAATAAAATCTGCATTTGATTTGCTTACAATTTTAGTAGCCTCGGCAATTTCATTTGCTGATAAAAGTGCGGTTTCGACTATAACTTTCAGAATTTTTGTTCCAATTTCTTTTTTTATTAGGTTAATTTCATTGATAACAAAGTCAAATTCTTTTTCCTTAAATTTGCCAATATTCATTACCATATCAATTTCATCAGCCCCGTGCATTATTGCAAGACTGGCTTCTTTTTGCTTTACAGCGCTAACTTGATTTCCAAGCGGGAAGCCAATTACAGTGACAATTTTAATATCGGTGTCTTTTAGTTCTTTTTTTGCTAACTTAACTCAGACAGGTGCGATGCAAATAGCTCCAAAATTGTATTTTTTTGCTTCAGCGATCAGGTTTTTGATATCTTGAGAAGTTGTCTGGGCTTTTAAAATTGTGTGATCAATTAATTTATTGAAATTCATAAATCTCCTTTTAAAATAAAAAATATGTTTTTAAATTAGGCTAATTTAAAAACATATTTTCAACTTCTGGCTCAGGCTTAATTGAAAAAGTTTTTGCAATTAAATCCTGAATTTTGCTCAAGTCAATCGGATTAGAAGAATAAAGGCTAAAAATTAACTGATCGTCTTGAACATATGTTCCAGATTCAACTTCTAGACAAATTCCGGCTTCATAGTCGATTTTTTGGTTTAATTTAGTACGACCTCCGCCTAAAAATGCAACAATTTTTCCAAAATTTATTGCATTTTCCCATTTTATATATCCGCTTTGAGGTGCAAAAATTTGTTCCTTATATGCTGGAATTCAAAAGTTTGAAGACTGAATTGTTGCCGGATTTCCGCCTTGGGCTACTACCATTTTTAAGAAAATTTCATTTGGAAGTTCAGACTCAATAATTTTAGTAACTTTTTCACGGGCTTTTTCAATTTTTAGCTTTTCAATTTCAGAAAGTGTTTGGGCCACTAATTCTTTTGCAAAATCAGCAAGCTGTGACTGTTGACCTTGAAGAATCGCTAGTGATTCAATAATTTCATTTTTATTCCCAATCATTCGTCCAAGCGGGGCATCCATGTTGGTAATTTTAACAATAGTTTTTTTCCCAAATCTTTTCCCGAGCATTTTAATTTTACTTGCTAATTTTTTTGCTTGCCCAAGATCAGTCATAAAAGCGCCACTTCCACATTTTACATCAATTAAAATAACATCTGTGTCAGTAGCAATTTTTTTTGACATTATCGAACTTGCAATTAACGGAATTGATGAAACTGTTCCACTAACATCACGAAGCGCGTAAATTTTTTTATCAGCAGGAACAATTGCATTTGACTGTGCGGTAATTGCTATTCCAATTTTTTGAACTTGGTCTAAAAAACTAGCTTCGGTTAGTTGAGTTTGAAATCCGGGAATTGACTCAAGTTTGTCGATTGTACCACCAGTAAATCCAAGACCTCTTCCAGACATTTTGGCCACTTTGTAGCCAAGGGCGGCAAAAATTGGCCCTATTATTAGTGATATTTTATCACCAACACCGCCTGTTGAGTGCTTGTCAATTTTAACTCCGTTAATTTTTCTGAGATTTATTGTTTTACCGGATGCAATAATTTCGCGAGTAAAGAAATAAAGTTCATCATCATCAAGGCCATTAATTAAAATTGCCATTAAAAATGAAGAAAATTGGTAGTCGGCAATTAGACCAGACAGAAATCCATTGATCATGAAATGAATTTCTTCTTCGGTTAAATGTTCTTTTTTGACTTTTTTTTCAATAATTTCAAATAAATTCATATTTTAAAGTGCTCCAAGGGCAATTTCAATCATTTCTTCAAATTTTTCTTGTCTTGCTAAAGGATCAAGTGAAGTTTTGGTAATTAAACTATCAGAAATTGTAAGAATTGAAGCTGCCTTTTTTTGCAAGTGATTAGCTATTGTAAAAAGAGCAAAAGATTCCATTTCTACTGCTTGTGCTCTTGAAAGTTCGATTGTTTTTGATAAATCGCGGGTAGAGTAAAAAACATCAGTTGAGTGAATATTTGTATAAACCGGACTCAAACCTAATTTTTCAGCACTATGAAATAAATTAGCGACAAGTTCCAAATCAGGATAAGTTAAATGAGATTGACCCTGACCTAAAAGTGCTGGAAATGAACAAGAATCTGATCAAGCTGATTTTGCAATAACAAGGTCAAAAATTTCAAGATCCTTATCATAAGAACCAGCTGATCCAATCCGAATTATTTTCTCAACATCATAAAACTTAAACAGTTCATAGGCATAAATACCAATAGAACCAGAACCCATCCCTGAGGCAGCGATAGTTACTTCTTTGTCTTTATATTTGCCGGTAAAAATTAGGTTATTACGGACTTTTGAAACAAGTTTGGCGTCGGTTAAGAAATTTTTAGCAATAAATTCTGCACGAAGTGGATCTCCGGGCATTAATACAACTGGCACAATTTCATGTTTCTTAGCTTCAATATGTGGTGTCATGATTCTCCTCTTAGGCATATTATAATATAAAAAAGCATTTTGGCTATTAAATTTTTGCAAATGTTAAAAATGATTTCTAAACGGCATAACATTTTGCGCAAATTCGAAACTTAATCCAAAACAGACTAAAGCAAGAACCAAAAACTAATGAAAAACTATAATATAAAAAAGCATTTTGGACACTAAATTTTTGCAAATGTTAAAAAGATTTCTAAACGGCATAACATTTTGCGCAAATTCGAAACTTAATCCAAAACAGACTAAAGCAAGAACCAAAAACTAATGAAAAACTATAATAAATAATCCCGTACAACAATAAATTAACCAAATTGAAAATAATTAAAAATGAAAAAGCTAAAGAAACTGCAATTAAAAAGGGTTTACCTTTTTTCTGCGAAAAATTGCACAAATCTTTCTGGAATCTTTTGTCATTAAATAAACTATTTTTTCAATAAATTGGATTAATTTTTGGCAAAAACAGCAAAAAAAGCAACAAAAAAACAAAAAAACTAGCAAGACCACTAAGGCCTACAAAAATCGCAAAGGTGAAGTTTTGAAAGAACCAAAAGTAGAAAAAATTTTCTACAACAGAAAGGACAAAACCTAAAAGAGACAAAAAATAGCTAATTTTCGCCAATAAAAGCAAAACATTAGTATTTTTTAGCATCCTTTGACTTATCCTCTCTGCCAATTTTAGCATCTTTTAGTAAAAAACCAAGAAAAAAGTAAAAACAAGCAAGTTTTCTTATTTCCTTTGGACTTTAAAGTTTTTCTTTAATTTTAGGGGGGTCCTTTAGTCGCTTGAATTTTGCAAGTCAGAGGTCTGATCTAGCTTGGGTTTTTCTGTGTTTTCCAGATTTTCTGACTCTCTGACTATTGCTGGTCGCTTGAATTTTGCAAGTCAGAATTCTGATCAAGCCCGGTTTTTTCTGTATTTTCCAGATTTTCTGGCTCTTGTTGGGTGCTCTGTTCAGCACTGGCCATTTCTTTTTGCCTGTCAAGTTCTAACATTTTCATGATCGCATCCGGATCGTCTTTTACATCAAAAAAGAAGTTTGAAGGTAAAAAGTCATCTTGATTATTTTGCTTGGTTTGGTTTTGCTGATCTGTCTCAAAAAAGTTCTCAGCGTTTTGGCCTGGCTCAGTTGCTGGCATTTCAGAGTCAATTTTGAGCTCTTTTTGGCCCAAAAGTTCAAGTTGTTCTTGATTCATTCTTAGCAAAATATTGCGTTTTTCATCAAGGGGCATATCTTCTTTGAGATTAACAAGTTTATTGTTGGCAATTTGTCAGAGTTCAAATCCGCCGCTAGCATCGAGTCTTTGAATGTTATTATTTTTGAGTTGTTCGTAAATAAATTCAGGCTGGGATTCTTTTTCAATTTGTTTTGCATAAGCAATTCGGTCTTCATTAGTTGCAATTAGCTGGGCAACGATGTGATCTGGGGTGTCAGACGGATAAGAAATTGCGCTACCATCAGAAAGAATTGCCTGGACATATTCGATTTTTTCGGCATTAGAATTATTAAAAAGACCAACAATTGCCTGATAAGCTGACTCGGAAATTAAAATGTTAAATTTTGAAGTAGCCGATTCGGTAAAAATTTGGTAAGGATTTTTTTGGGAATACTGGACTAAATTTGCCGAAGAGCGAAGTTTGTCAATTGTGTCAATATGATTTTGCCATTGATTATCAAGGACAGATAAAATTATGTGCCGCTCGGAGTCAAAATAGTTTTGGCCAATATTTTCTTTTAGTGTTGGCTGGAGAGTTTCAAAATAAATTTTATTTAGT
The sequence above is a segment of the Mesomycoplasma ovipneumoniae genome. Coding sequences within it:
- a CDS encoding putative immunoglobulin-blocking virulence protein, yielding MKLYFSRRRKVVILAMATTLLSLSLYSVNQALVNFDFLSNEVSYSTQAPSIILKNQPNDTGFNSPVANTVFVATKIETPKEKIENPVKPQIVTPKIEKIEPLPEKVTPKPIRKIQAVESTIPIRTTPARQSPTRTISSRPTISTSRPISQPQTQTRNNSRSVNVGDAAYQRALGLWRQQQDRKIAEVTRERDKYQAEVAEADRVISIIEEHWKKYAPTDKDGKPKVSLESYLEGYKYTRWVANNYFEREQNYLKVIEQRRQLDQPFTEQELQLIKDGYTPDPSTDGWEPKVNIVVNGIRSNNKKRLNAVDSKWTRYDGTKIGSLKYEGWNDTDVSSEISDLTNGKGFSNGSISLIKYTRAPGNTAGSLSEFKTLVLNADDDVAFKAFAEIMKNAANGDNSIKAIVLKNVGAKHKTQNIKQILELLPPQMQKVSLFLDDHQAINGLRGLEKFTKLSELELYSNSRTNESNWAINPNALKNVDFISFDYINKGDIQLQPWEKVAGSIIFDTLRWDEGDDVSKVNEGLEIAFSSKINQRVFQGTFGGRGGYPLHLDFSSSKKIKTLKGIDFAKTEKLFNEKLQSWEVEAESQKNPGHVTLLFQYLYFGASKISDSGSTGSNYVYKVDTNDFQNSQFTSRLVNGPIQQPGIYIKDENGKTLSNIPLYITGSSFSGDALSQLSKFVDVAKKSATFNKIYVENSSLQSQLSSLGLPVETKTITTID
- the tuf gene encoding elongation factor Tu, with translation MAVVKTGAKKDFDRSKEHINIGTIGHVDHGKTTLTAAISTVLSKKGLAEAKDYASIDAAPEEKARGITINTAHIEYSTDKRHYAHVDCPGHADYIKNMITGAAQMDGAILVVAATDGPMPQTREHILLSKQVGVPKMVVFLNKIDLLEGEEEMVDLVEVEIRELLSSYDFDGDNTPIIRGSARGALEGKPEWEAKVLELMDAVDSYIDSPVREMDKPFLMAVEDVFTITGRGTVATGKVERGQVKLNEEVEIVGYRPEPKKTVVTGIEMFNKNLQSAMAGDNAGVLLRGVDRKDIERGQVIAKPKTIIPHTKFKAAIYALKKEEGGRHTPFFKNYKPQFYFRTTDVTGGIEFEAGREMVIPGDNVDLTVELIAPIAVEQGTKFSIREGGRTVGAGTVTEIIK
- the lon gene encoding endopeptidase La, which encodes MPVHSYRFLVASEDIYFPNTAQQTISFSDPESIKILREIYHSTSRTTLTNKELLIVYRKENEEVDLFEEEIIDEQLDKKAAEQNKSGAAGAAKSKTSENEKLTVDPKIENDFSPKIVDIDELSKYASLIRVQSYRAKTRPDKSDWQTVILDFTVLEKVQVVDLITDPNSTKADQITIKSTREIIKNREIHVTLINDLLEFGRKTKNFKMPGELLLVVDKFQNSNTEVEKNEFIKGVTNTLSSSVSLSYQQKYHLFSLNSYASKIKKLYEHVHTFNEQIRLEDEINVILKSNLDKQQTEFILKEKIKAIRKKLGEDSRYEDEIEELLHSEIGKLIFPKEVAKTIKREANRLKSMMATSPESNITKNYLDLLVALPWRRVRKDILDIQNVRQKLEEAHYGLDEIKKRIIEYLAALIHRRSQSNQEPTLEKIDGDYCDSNLFVSSKVQKGRTNSIPILTLVGPPGTGKTSIAMAIAESIGKEFVKISLGGVRDEAEIRGHRRTYVGALPGKIIQALKKAGVSNPLILLDEIDKMGSDFKGDPAAAMLEVLDPEQNRFFQDHYLELEYDLSQILFVATANEIHDIPEPLLDRVEIIELSSYTFLEKLQIAKSHLIPAVLKENSLDPKYFPIDDETIDYLIRYYTREAGVRGLKRVFDKIARKIIVRLLENTLAENFKIDVKFARELLGIEKFDPDPVDASPQIGTVNGLGYSPLGGSTLQIEVSTIPGRGDIKLTGSLKDVMQESARIALSYVQSKAKDFGIDFDFENTLIHIHVPEGAVPKDGPSAGITFTTAIISALSQKPVSHDIAMTGEITLRGKVLGIGGLKEKSLGAYKSGIKTIFIPQSNEKNLVDLPDEVKNSIKFIPVETYQQIYDFIFK
- a CDS encoding MPN527 family putative ECF transporter permease subunit, which codes for MKTSISWNSNYNFKIAITGILFSLSLLFFIFSHNYFSWPFFQTLGLKFDLSTLFLVPIFLLGSVWLGFLCLLVRFAIGPWLIFNHFGGIDIIYFGHFVLFLASVIYIFSFFGFRYLFIKIFKNFAKIKRFIILSLIVSTLTTSLMMTFLNGVLILPVYLKLFKAISSVSLDLVYKGWDNIQKELLKTENFSYWSFIFSVFIPFNLANFAFQSVLASPIYMIIEHFHKNKRLN